A part of Scophthalmus maximus strain ysfricsl-2021 chromosome 20, ASM2237912v1, whole genome shotgun sequence genomic DNA contains:
- the git2b gene encoding ARF GTPase-activating protein GIT2b isoform X11 has product MSKRVRSREVCADCSAPEPRWASVNRGVLICDECCSIHRGLGRHSSQVRHLTHCPWPPSQIQMVQTLYGNGANSIWEHSLLDPSSSASGKRKANPQDRVHPNKTEFIKAKYQMLAYVHRMPCREDDSVTAKDLSKQLHSSVRTGNLETCLRLLSLGAQANFFHPEKGNTPLHIAAKAGQVLQAELLAVFGADPGALDSSGKTPIDYARQAGHQELAERLVEIQYELTDRLTFYLCGRRPDHRNGQHFIIPQMADSSLDLSEFAKAAKKKLQSLTNHQFEELAMDVYDEVDRRETDAVWLATQNHSTLVTDTTVVPFLPVNPEYSSTRNQGRQKLARFSAHEFATLVIDILTDAKRRQWGNSCDSPKENVELILQGIDSRHNSESQDNDQPDYDSVASDEDPVQEATCGDSCNDGRTKSSESSDLSDGPITVQEFMEVKTALNASEVKIQQLLKVNCHLSEELRLMQSKLSSLQTENTTLRWQTPSGQQNVQGPLGRHPPRGGRAMSMYETGSSPRPYSHRAETARHEEGVVLQPFPTNGCSLEGRSTMLENDCDTTPNHSEIEETGSPPPASNVMEPESGVEEDSTLPCTEDVICKTEQITKNIQELLRAAQETKHESFLPCSEKICVAVTEMASLFPKRPSSDTVRGSLCLLTSSASRLHGECQKAADHNPCPSDIQLVTQQVIQCAYDIAKAAKQLVTVTTKENNN; this is encoded by the exons ATGTCCAAGCGAGTGCGAAGCAGAGAGGTCTGCGCTGATTGCAGTGCCCCGG AGCCGCGCTGGGCCTCGGTGAACAGGGGGGTGTTGATCTGCGATGAGTGCTGCAGCATCCACCGAGGTCTGGGGCGACACAGCTCTCAAGTCCGGCATCTGACCCATTGTCCGTGGCCCCCGTCCCAGATACAG ATGGTCCAGACACTGTATGGCAACGGAGCCAATTCCATATGGGAGCACAGCCTCCTGGACCCTTCCTCTTCAGCGAGCGGGAAGCGTAAGGCAAATCCCCAGGACCGAGTTCA tcccaACAAGACAGAGTTCATCAAGGCCAAATATCAAATGTTAGCCTATGTCCATCGAATGCCTTGTCGGGAGGATGATAGTGTAACCGCAAAAGACCTCAGCAAG CAACTCCATTCCAGTGTTCGGACTGGAAACCTGGAGACCTGCCTTCGGCTCTTATCTTTGGGAGCACAGGCCAACTTCTTCCATCCA GAGAAGGGAAACACCCCACTACACATAGCAGCAAAAGCAGGTCAGGTGTTACAAGCAGAGCTGTTGGCAGTTTTCGGAGCTGATCCCGGAGCTCTGGACTCCAGCGGAAAGACCCCCATTGATTATGCAAG ACAAGCTGGGCACCAGGAGCTGGCAGAGAGGCTAGTGGAGATCCAGTATGAACTCACTGACCGCTTAACATTTTACCTTTGTGGTAGGAGACCAG ATCACAGAAATGGGCAACACTTCATCATCCCACAGATGGCAGACAG CAGTCTGGATTTGTCGGAGTTTGCAAAAGCTGCAAAGAAAAAGCTGCAGTCG CTAACTAACCATCAGTTTGAAGAACTTGCCATGGATGTTTATGATGAAGTtgacagaagagagacagatgccG TGTGGTTGGCCACTCAGAACCACAGCACACTCGTGACGGACACCACGGTTGTACCTTTTCTGCCTGTTAACCCAGAGTACTCATCTACAAGAAACCAG ggtCGTCAAAAATTGGCGAGATTCAGTGCTCATGAATTTGCCACCCTGGTAATCGATATTCTAACTGATGCTAAGCGACGGCAATGGGGTAATTCCTGCGACAGTCCCAAag AGAATGTGGAGCTGATCCTTCAGGGAATCGACAGTCGCCACAACAGCGAGAGCCAGGACAACGATCAGCCAGATTACGACAGTGTGGCATCAGATGAAGACCCAGTACAAGAGGCCACGTGTGGGGACAGCTGCAATGACGGAAGGACCAAG AGCTCAGAGTCATCTGACCTCTCCGATGGACCAATCACAGTGCAGGAATTTATGGAAGTGAAGACTGCCCTCAATGCATCAGAGGTCAAAATTCAACAGCTTCTCAAAGTCAACTGTCATCTTAGCGAAGAATTGCGTTTGATGCAGAGCAAG CTGAGCTCCCTGcagactgaaaacacaacactgcgatGGCAGACCCCCAGCGGGCAGCAAAACGTCCAGGGGCCCCTCGGTCGACACCCACCCCGCGGGGGTCGGGCCATGTCGATGTACGAGACGGGGTCTTCTCCGAGGCCGTACTCCCACCGAGCCGAAACAGCCCGGCACGAGGAAGGCGTGGTGTTACAACCCTTCCCAACCAAT GGCTGTAGTTTGGAAGGACGGAGTACCATGCTGGAGAATGACTGCGACACTACGCCCAACCACTCTGAAATAGAGGAAACTGG taGTCCTCCCCCAGCCTCTAACGTTATGGAACCAGAGTCGGGGGTTGAAGAAGATTCCACCCTGCCGTGCACAGAGGACGTCATCTGTAAGACGGAGCAGATCACCAAAAATATACAGGAGCTTCTGAGAGCGGCCCAGGAGACCAAACACGAAAG CTTTCTGCCTTGCTCTGAAAAGATTTGCGTGGCCGTGACGGAGATGGCCTCCCTGTTTCCCAAG AGGCCGTCCTCCGATACCGTGCGAGGGTCCCTTTGCCTGCTCACGTCCAGTGCCAGCCGGCTGCACGGAGAGTGCCAGAAGGCTGCGGATCACAACCCCTGCCCGTCGGACATCCAGCTGGTCACTCAGCAGGTCATCCAGTGCGCCTATGACATTGCCAAAGCTGCCAAGCAACTTGTCACTGTGACAACCAAAGAAAATAACAACTAA
- the git2b gene encoding ARF GTPase-activating protein GIT2b isoform X8 codes for MSKRVRSREVCADCSAPEPRWASVNRGVLICDECCSIHRGLGRHSSQVRHLTHCPWPPSQIQMVQTLYGNGANSIWEHSLLDPSSSASGKRKANPQDRVHPNKTEFIKAKYQMLAYVHRMPCREDDSVTAKDLSKQLHSSVRTGNLETCLRLLSLGAQANFFHPEKGNTPLHIAAKAGQVLQAELLAVFGADPGALDSSGKTPIDYARQAGHQELAERLVEIQYELTDRLTFYLCGRRPDHRNGQHFIIPQMADRNNSLDLSEFAKAAKKKLQSLTNHQFEELAMDVYDEVDRRETDAVWLATQNHSTLVTDTTVVPFLPVNPEYSSTRNQGRQKLARFSAHEFATLVIDILTDAKRRQWGNSCDSPKENVELILQGIDSRHNSESQDNDQPDYDSVASDEDPVQEATCGDSCNDGRTKSSESSDLSDGPITVQEFMEVKTALNASEVKIQQLLKVNCHLSEELRLMQSKLSSLQTENTTLRWQTPSGQQNVQGPLGRHPPRGGRAMSMYETGSSPRPYSHRAETARHEEGVVLQPFPTNIGRGPLGTAASSLPTFPSSLSWSRDERSRRGCSLEGRSTMLENDCDTTPNHSEIEETGSPPPASNVMEPESGVEEDSTLPCTEDVICKTEQITKNIQELLRAAQETKHESFLPCSEKICVAVTEMASLFPKRPSSDTVRGSLCLLTSSASRLHGECQKAADHNPCPSDIQLVTQQVIQCAYDIAKAAKQLVTVTTKENNN; via the exons ATGTCCAAGCGAGTGCGAAGCAGAGAGGTCTGCGCTGATTGCAGTGCCCCGG AGCCGCGCTGGGCCTCGGTGAACAGGGGGGTGTTGATCTGCGATGAGTGCTGCAGCATCCACCGAGGTCTGGGGCGACACAGCTCTCAAGTCCGGCATCTGACCCATTGTCCGTGGCCCCCGTCCCAGATACAG ATGGTCCAGACACTGTATGGCAACGGAGCCAATTCCATATGGGAGCACAGCCTCCTGGACCCTTCCTCTTCAGCGAGCGGGAAGCGTAAGGCAAATCCCCAGGACCGAGTTCA tcccaACAAGACAGAGTTCATCAAGGCCAAATATCAAATGTTAGCCTATGTCCATCGAATGCCTTGTCGGGAGGATGATAGTGTAACCGCAAAAGACCTCAGCAAG CAACTCCATTCCAGTGTTCGGACTGGAAACCTGGAGACCTGCCTTCGGCTCTTATCTTTGGGAGCACAGGCCAACTTCTTCCATCCA GAGAAGGGAAACACCCCACTACACATAGCAGCAAAAGCAGGTCAGGTGTTACAAGCAGAGCTGTTGGCAGTTTTCGGAGCTGATCCCGGAGCTCTGGACTCCAGCGGAAAGACCCCCATTGATTATGCAAG ACAAGCTGGGCACCAGGAGCTGGCAGAGAGGCTAGTGGAGATCCAGTATGAACTCACTGACCGCTTAACATTTTACCTTTGTGGTAGGAGACCAG ATCACAGAAATGGGCAACACTTCATCATCCCACAGATGGCAGACAG AAATAA CAGTCTGGATTTGTCGGAGTTTGCAAAAGCTGCAAAGAAAAAGCTGCAGTCG CTAACTAACCATCAGTTTGAAGAACTTGCCATGGATGTTTATGATGAAGTtgacagaagagagacagatgccG TGTGGTTGGCCACTCAGAACCACAGCACACTCGTGACGGACACCACGGTTGTACCTTTTCTGCCTGTTAACCCAGAGTACTCATCTACAAGAAACCAG ggtCGTCAAAAATTGGCGAGATTCAGTGCTCATGAATTTGCCACCCTGGTAATCGATATTCTAACTGATGCTAAGCGACGGCAATGGGGTAATTCCTGCGACAGTCCCAAag AGAATGTGGAGCTGATCCTTCAGGGAATCGACAGTCGCCACAACAGCGAGAGCCAGGACAACGATCAGCCAGATTACGACAGTGTGGCATCAGATGAAGACCCAGTACAAGAGGCCACGTGTGGGGACAGCTGCAATGACGGAAGGACCAAG AGCTCAGAGTCATCTGACCTCTCCGATGGACCAATCACAGTGCAGGAATTTATGGAAGTGAAGACTGCCCTCAATGCATCAGAGGTCAAAATTCAACAGCTTCTCAAAGTCAACTGTCATCTTAGCGAAGAATTGCGTTTGATGCAGAGCAAG CTGAGCTCCCTGcagactgaaaacacaacactgcgatGGCAGACCCCCAGCGGGCAGCAAAACGTCCAGGGGCCCCTCGGTCGACACCCACCCCGCGGGGGTCGGGCCATGTCGATGTACGAGACGGGGTCTTCTCCGAGGCCGTACTCCCACCGAGCCGAAACAGCCCGGCACGAGGAAGGCGTGGTGTTACAACCCTTCCCAACCAAT ATTGGGAGGGGTCCTTTGGGGACGGCTGcttcctccctccctacctTCCCCTCTTCCTTGTCCTGGTCGCGGGACGAGAGATCTCGAAGG GGCTGTAGTTTGGAAGGACGGAGTACCATGCTGGAGAATGACTGCGACACTACGCCCAACCACTCTGAAATAGAGGAAACTGG taGTCCTCCCCCAGCCTCTAACGTTATGGAACCAGAGTCGGGGGTTGAAGAAGATTCCACCCTGCCGTGCACAGAGGACGTCATCTGTAAGACGGAGCAGATCACCAAAAATATACAGGAGCTTCTGAGAGCGGCCCAGGAGACCAAACACGAAAG CTTTCTGCCTTGCTCTGAAAAGATTTGCGTGGCCGTGACGGAGATGGCCTCCCTGTTTCCCAAG AGGCCGTCCTCCGATACCGTGCGAGGGTCCCTTTGCCTGCTCACGTCCAGTGCCAGCCGGCTGCACGGAGAGTGCCAGAAGGCTGCGGATCACAACCCCTGCCCGTCGGACATCCAGCTGGTCACTCAGCAGGTCATCCAGTGCGCCTATGACATTGCCAAAGCTGCCAAGCAACTTGTCACTGTGACAACCAAAGAAAATAACAACTAA
- the git2b gene encoding ARF GTPase-activating protein GIT2b isoform X12 → MSKRVRSREVCADCSAPEPRWASVNRGVLICDECCSIHRGLGRHSSQVRHLTHCPWPPSQIQMVQTLYGNGANSIWEHSLLDPSSSASGKRKANPQDRVHPNKTEFIKAKYQMLAYVHRMPCREDDSVTAKDLSKQLHSSVRTGNLETCLRLLSLGAQANFFHPEKGNTPLHIAAKAGQVLQAELLAVFGADPGALDSSGKTPIDYARQAGHQELAERLVEIQYELTDRLTFYLCGRRPDHRNGQHFIIPQMADSLDLSEFAKAAKKKLQSLTNHQFEELAMDVYDEVDRRETDAVWLATQNHSTLVTDTTVVPFLPVNPEYSSTRNQGRQKLARFSAHEFATLVIDILTDAKRRQWGNSCDSPKENVELILQGIDSRHNSESQDNDQPDYDSVASDEDPVQEATCGDSCNDGRTKSSESSDLSDGPITVQEFMEVKTALNASEVKIQQLLKVNCHLSEELRLMQSKLSSLQTENTTLRWQTPSGQQNVQGPLGRHPPRGGRAMSMYETGSSPRPYSHRAETARHEEGVVLQPFPTNIGRGPLGTAASSLPTFPSSLSWSRDERSRRGCSLEGRSTMLENDCDTTPNHSEIEETGSPPPASNVMEPESGVEEDSTLPCTEDVICKTEQITKNIQELLRAAQETKHESFLPCSEKICVAVTEMASLFPKRPSSDTVRGSLCLLTSSASRLHGECQKAADHNPCPSDIQLVTQQVIQCAYDIAKAAKQLVTVTTKENNN, encoded by the exons ATGTCCAAGCGAGTGCGAAGCAGAGAGGTCTGCGCTGATTGCAGTGCCCCGG AGCCGCGCTGGGCCTCGGTGAACAGGGGGGTGTTGATCTGCGATGAGTGCTGCAGCATCCACCGAGGTCTGGGGCGACACAGCTCTCAAGTCCGGCATCTGACCCATTGTCCGTGGCCCCCGTCCCAGATACAG ATGGTCCAGACACTGTATGGCAACGGAGCCAATTCCATATGGGAGCACAGCCTCCTGGACCCTTCCTCTTCAGCGAGCGGGAAGCGTAAGGCAAATCCCCAGGACCGAGTTCA tcccaACAAGACAGAGTTCATCAAGGCCAAATATCAAATGTTAGCCTATGTCCATCGAATGCCTTGTCGGGAGGATGATAGTGTAACCGCAAAAGACCTCAGCAAG CAACTCCATTCCAGTGTTCGGACTGGAAACCTGGAGACCTGCCTTCGGCTCTTATCTTTGGGAGCACAGGCCAACTTCTTCCATCCA GAGAAGGGAAACACCCCACTACACATAGCAGCAAAAGCAGGTCAGGTGTTACAAGCAGAGCTGTTGGCAGTTTTCGGAGCTGATCCCGGAGCTCTGGACTCCAGCGGAAAGACCCCCATTGATTATGCAAG ACAAGCTGGGCACCAGGAGCTGGCAGAGAGGCTAGTGGAGATCCAGTATGAACTCACTGACCGCTTAACATTTTACCTTTGTGGTAGGAGACCAG ATCACAGAAATGGGCAACACTTCATCATCCCACAGATGGCAGACAG TCTGGATTTGTCGGAGTTTGCAAAAGCTGCAAAGAAAAAGCTGCAGTCG CTAACTAACCATCAGTTTGAAGAACTTGCCATGGATGTTTATGATGAAGTtgacagaagagagacagatgccG TGTGGTTGGCCACTCAGAACCACAGCACACTCGTGACGGACACCACGGTTGTACCTTTTCTGCCTGTTAACCCAGAGTACTCATCTACAAGAAACCAG ggtCGTCAAAAATTGGCGAGATTCAGTGCTCATGAATTTGCCACCCTGGTAATCGATATTCTAACTGATGCTAAGCGACGGCAATGGGGTAATTCCTGCGACAGTCCCAAag AGAATGTGGAGCTGATCCTTCAGGGAATCGACAGTCGCCACAACAGCGAGAGCCAGGACAACGATCAGCCAGATTACGACAGTGTGGCATCAGATGAAGACCCAGTACAAGAGGCCACGTGTGGGGACAGCTGCAATGACGGAAGGACCAAG AGCTCAGAGTCATCTGACCTCTCCGATGGACCAATCACAGTGCAGGAATTTATGGAAGTGAAGACTGCCCTCAATGCATCAGAGGTCAAAATTCAACAGCTTCTCAAAGTCAACTGTCATCTTAGCGAAGAATTGCGTTTGATGCAGAGCAAG CTGAGCTCCCTGcagactgaaaacacaacactgcgatGGCAGACCCCCAGCGGGCAGCAAAACGTCCAGGGGCCCCTCGGTCGACACCCACCCCGCGGGGGTCGGGCCATGTCGATGTACGAGACGGGGTCTTCTCCGAGGCCGTACTCCCACCGAGCCGAAACAGCCCGGCACGAGGAAGGCGTGGTGTTACAACCCTTCCCAACCAAT ATTGGGAGGGGTCCTTTGGGGACGGCTGcttcctccctccctacctTCCCCTCTTCCTTGTCCTGGTCGCGGGACGAGAGATCTCGAAGG GGCTGTAGTTTGGAAGGACGGAGTACCATGCTGGAGAATGACTGCGACACTACGCCCAACCACTCTGAAATAGAGGAAACTGG taGTCCTCCCCCAGCCTCTAACGTTATGGAACCAGAGTCGGGGGTTGAAGAAGATTCCACCCTGCCGTGCACAGAGGACGTCATCTGTAAGACGGAGCAGATCACCAAAAATATACAGGAGCTTCTGAGAGCGGCCCAGGAGACCAAACACGAAAG CTTTCTGCCTTGCTCTGAAAAGATTTGCGTGGCCGTGACGGAGATGGCCTCCCTGTTTCCCAAG AGGCCGTCCTCCGATACCGTGCGAGGGTCCCTTTGCCTGCTCACGTCCAGTGCCAGCCGGCTGCACGGAGAGTGCCAGAAGGCTGCGGATCACAACCCCTGCCCGTCGGACATCCAGCTGGTCACTCAGCAGGTCATCCAGTGCGCCTATGACATTGCCAAAGCTGCCAAGCAACTTGTCACTGTGACAACCAAAGAAAATAACAACTAA
- the git2b gene encoding ARF GTPase-activating protein GIT2b isoform X7 has protein sequence MSKRVRSREVCADCSAPEPRWASVNRGVLICDECCSIHRGLGRHSSQVRHLTHCPWPPSQIQMVQTLYGNGANSIWEHSLLDPSSSASGKRKANPQDRVHPNKTEFIKAKYQMLAYVHRMPCREDDSVTAKDLSKQLHSSVRTGNLETCLRLLSLGAQANFFHPEKGNTPLHIAAKAGQVLQAELLAVFGADPGALDSSGKTPIDYARQAGHQELAERLVEIQYELTDRLTFYLCGRRPDHRNGQHFIIPQMADSSLDLSEFAKAAKKKLQSLTNHQFEELAMDVYDEVDRRETDAVWLATQNHSTLVTDTTVVPFLPVNPEYSSTRNQGRQKLARFSAHEFATLVIDILTDAKRRQWGNSCDSPKENVELILQGIDSRHNSESQDNDQPDYDSVASDEDPVQEATCGDSCNDGRTKSSESSDLSDGPITVQEFMEVKTALNASEVKIQQLLKVNCHLSEELRLMQSKLSSLQTENTTLRWQTPSGQQNVQGPLGRHPPRGGRAMSMYETGSSPRPYSHRAETARHEEGVVLQPFPTNGCSLEGRSTMLENDCDTTPNHSEIEETGSPPPASNVMEPESGVEEDSTLPCTEDVICKTEQITKNIQELLRAAQETKHESFLPCSEKICVAVTEMASLFPKRPSSDTVRGSLCLLTSSASRLHGECQKAADHNPCPSDIQLVTQQYVTDTRDHQSGSSLVSDVTEQPERTKKKKMASRIRIDKPSSTPVTLVKFTLAITFFIFEDAMTVFKF, from the exons ATGTCCAAGCGAGTGCGAAGCAGAGAGGTCTGCGCTGATTGCAGTGCCCCGG AGCCGCGCTGGGCCTCGGTGAACAGGGGGGTGTTGATCTGCGATGAGTGCTGCAGCATCCACCGAGGTCTGGGGCGACACAGCTCTCAAGTCCGGCATCTGACCCATTGTCCGTGGCCCCCGTCCCAGATACAG ATGGTCCAGACACTGTATGGCAACGGAGCCAATTCCATATGGGAGCACAGCCTCCTGGACCCTTCCTCTTCAGCGAGCGGGAAGCGTAAGGCAAATCCCCAGGACCGAGTTCA tcccaACAAGACAGAGTTCATCAAGGCCAAATATCAAATGTTAGCCTATGTCCATCGAATGCCTTGTCGGGAGGATGATAGTGTAACCGCAAAAGACCTCAGCAAG CAACTCCATTCCAGTGTTCGGACTGGAAACCTGGAGACCTGCCTTCGGCTCTTATCTTTGGGAGCACAGGCCAACTTCTTCCATCCA GAGAAGGGAAACACCCCACTACACATAGCAGCAAAAGCAGGTCAGGTGTTACAAGCAGAGCTGTTGGCAGTTTTCGGAGCTGATCCCGGAGCTCTGGACTCCAGCGGAAAGACCCCCATTGATTATGCAAG ACAAGCTGGGCACCAGGAGCTGGCAGAGAGGCTAGTGGAGATCCAGTATGAACTCACTGACCGCTTAACATTTTACCTTTGTGGTAGGAGACCAG ATCACAGAAATGGGCAACACTTCATCATCCCACAGATGGCAGACAG CAGTCTGGATTTGTCGGAGTTTGCAAAAGCTGCAAAGAAAAAGCTGCAGTCG CTAACTAACCATCAGTTTGAAGAACTTGCCATGGATGTTTATGATGAAGTtgacagaagagagacagatgccG TGTGGTTGGCCACTCAGAACCACAGCACACTCGTGACGGACACCACGGTTGTACCTTTTCTGCCTGTTAACCCAGAGTACTCATCTACAAGAAACCAG ggtCGTCAAAAATTGGCGAGATTCAGTGCTCATGAATTTGCCACCCTGGTAATCGATATTCTAACTGATGCTAAGCGACGGCAATGGGGTAATTCCTGCGACAGTCCCAAag AGAATGTGGAGCTGATCCTTCAGGGAATCGACAGTCGCCACAACAGCGAGAGCCAGGACAACGATCAGCCAGATTACGACAGTGTGGCATCAGATGAAGACCCAGTACAAGAGGCCACGTGTGGGGACAGCTGCAATGACGGAAGGACCAAG AGCTCAGAGTCATCTGACCTCTCCGATGGACCAATCACAGTGCAGGAATTTATGGAAGTGAAGACTGCCCTCAATGCATCAGAGGTCAAAATTCAACAGCTTCTCAAAGTCAACTGTCATCTTAGCGAAGAATTGCGTTTGATGCAGAGCAAG CTGAGCTCCCTGcagactgaaaacacaacactgcgatGGCAGACCCCCAGCGGGCAGCAAAACGTCCAGGGGCCCCTCGGTCGACACCCACCCCGCGGGGGTCGGGCCATGTCGATGTACGAGACGGGGTCTTCTCCGAGGCCGTACTCCCACCGAGCCGAAACAGCCCGGCACGAGGAAGGCGTGGTGTTACAACCCTTCCCAACCAAT GGCTGTAGTTTGGAAGGACGGAGTACCATGCTGGAGAATGACTGCGACACTACGCCCAACCACTCTGAAATAGAGGAAACTGG taGTCCTCCCCCAGCCTCTAACGTTATGGAACCAGAGTCGGGGGTTGAAGAAGATTCCACCCTGCCGTGCACAGAGGACGTCATCTGTAAGACGGAGCAGATCACCAAAAATATACAGGAGCTTCTGAGAGCGGCCCAGGAGACCAAACACGAAAG CTTTCTGCCTTGCTCTGAAAAGATTTGCGTGGCCGTGACGGAGATGGCCTCCCTGTTTCCCAAG AGGCCGTCCTCCGATACCGTGCGAGGGTCCCTTTGCCTGCTCACGTCCAGTGCCAGCCGGCTGCACGGAGAGTGCCAGAAGGCTGCGGATCACAACCCCTGCCCGTCGGACATCCAGCTGGTCACTCAGCAG TACGTCACGGACACCAGAGATCATCAGTCGGGCTCCAGTCTTGTTTCTGACGTGACTGAGCAGCCAGagaggaccaaaaaaaaaaaaatggcatcaaGGATCAGAATAGATAAACCTTCATCTACCCCCGTGACATTGGTTAAATTCACTTtagccattacattttttatttttgaagatgCAATGACGGTGtttaaattttga